Genomic segment of Ranitomeya imitator isolate aRanImi1 chromosome 6, aRanImi1.pri, whole genome shotgun sequence:
ccaaaactctgcccatatgagccaaaaacagtcccaccaaattcaggtgacaggttccctttaaggtacattaataaaactattctaCAACGATAACTACCAGTGATaccaccggaccgtgatcgttgtttattgGTCGTGTGgttgatggagagctgtcacacagccagctctccagcaacccaaaaagagcaagtcccgtgtaatctgggaaatgttatgaagcgcatggccgcactcacgatgtttaccattgtaaatgtagttattaaaaatacaaaacaacattttattacggtgtgtgacacgtccatcgccgtcagctttccgtactgtgccagccctaaaccacagtacagcgtttattattaacggtgtgctctgatttacgggcgggaatcacagtgtaagtaattgcggaaagatgacggcgagggacgtggttgacaccttttttgatttgtggggtattttttaatttttatttgagtgtttaaaacactgcgctagtaacccaatattacctattttaaaataaagacatcgcttgatcggtgtctaactcgccgatccaacaatgacagcgtgggtaacaaaaaaaaatcataatcattCGTTGACACccaaaatctcacagcaggggctctatcgttttacgattacagaaaagataacgttggttacacaaataaaccaactttatctatactgaaatcgttgtgtgatggtacattttaaacttgacatattgagcaatgctggttgtgtttgtaacagctgatagtacaatgagcgccaggcctataaaacaattaataaaaaaaaatctaaaaaatattgtcagacattgcacgtcaggtgttacaaagacaatatttgtgtatacggcgcaaggtgtcatTTGGtgaaaactttatttgagacaataaaaaccaattttttgtaaaccaaataaattttttattttgggacagGAAAAAAAATTAGGGACATAACATTACGGGGTACCTACATCCAcaactaaaggggattgatatccctcacttctggtgggtgtggaagagaccgaggaggaggacgaggaggaggaggacgagggggaggaagcagcagcatATTCAATGATActtgacgggatgccgacatccatCCACTGTTGGGATACTTCCAaagcaggtgagggaggaggaggagggacgacgaccagtgtccttggctggctactccggctccgggtcgacccaggctgtgttgacggtgtgctccttgtagacccaggctgggtactgggtgtgctccgtgtagacccagcctgggtacttggtgtgctccgggtcgacccaggctgtgttctggtggtagttgtgggagcagccatagccaaggtcgtagtgctagTCGTCGTCGTcttggtcttcttttttttcctcctctctccctctgtgtgtgggtcggcttcccgtctgtgcccgtgtgcccttgaaggccggtcttgctccgacctttggggctctgttctgtggtggcggtggcggtggcggtggccctcgtcacgcggacctctgtggtggtgctctgcagcaggagtcggagtcatggcagccagcgatggtactgtgggcgcatttgtcgctgactgcatgacccgagcctgctgcagagcagtgacataaagattgttgcagccctgcatgaccgaaatctggagttccggcgtaagatgttcaaccatcccgttgtgaagggcattaaaaaaatgtttcgccggcctcgcgagatccgtttcgatgttttcaagacgccgctcGATAtttgacattttatcgcacagcgccttgaaaccattctgaaagacggtactcaaatgtaaaaattcgggcatgggcgccctgtccgaggcccgctgacgctgtcgggaagacccgaaggaaggagcgacagaggcctcggccaggggaacatctgatggaccggctgccggttcgccagattgtggtggtgcagacctgctctcgctgtgggatggctgcgaggcttgagatggcgcttcacaaaggaccgctccagagggtcggacaggctcgcgggtgctgctgtgtgttctgtgaaaacataaggaaagcattagtatactaaatatcaaatttcacaggcgtcattaattaactttaccgccaggtatccattaccgccattaatattaacctatttttaatcttgacactgcatatgcaccatcaatattaaaaaaaacacatttattttattCCAAATAGTCACCCATGATTGCGATTtatcgccagacaattatgcttacgttggaattgccatgacgtcacggtcatgtgaccgagacgtcatcacaggtcctttgagctgagcaagcatgggaacataacctgccttgcagtggaatgtatggcgtgtctataatattttaattatttgtgtataactaaatcggggatacacctggataggtaCTATACTAATCccctatgaaatattggctgggcatggccaatctactagctttctgtgttctgtatacttccgaTTTCAGGGACATTACTAGTAAGTcacgctcaccattgtagtaatcctagAAGGGAGCTGCTGTGTAAAGTGTGAGAATACCAGAAATGAATataaattcgaggtcaacgaggcgtgaaaagtaaaaacaaaatactttattcacttcaatcagaagcagaggatgaaacatctgcacaatacaataaaaacactatctacgtgtttcaggtctgatgttccctgccacctgaaacgcgtagatagtgtctatggtATTGTGCTGatttttcatcctctgcttatgattgaagaggataaaagtatgtattttttacttttcacgcctcggtgaactcacctttttttttttgtttaaatactttgtacttgccaaaataaatggctgggcaataagctaagtggctggaatgtagtatgtgaatatgcatgttgtaaaaactaggtgtgtgcataggtactagacttactctctgctttcaaggaccggtctcaagaattgcagtatacggttatacttgtaaaccgaggtccttgaagccgcTGCACCACTACGGGCCTGTccttcctttttcaggcccctcttgaaacggtccttcatggagcgccatctggtccgcaGTTTTCGAactgtgtataaataaataaaaaaacacaacaaaatttagagaatatattgacaacgattacgcaaccgtgtgcaataccaatagaagacatcacagacggttgtgtaatcctagcatgatgggtcacagcagcattttggaaatacttacgaaaactagctttgaccgtgggggaagcgctgtcgaagccatcccacagcaattgtgccacctctttccacatacaccgcaatatgccctggtccgcgtgccgggggtcacggctgtcccacaacgggccccgttcctctatggatgccaccatgaggtcGATGTTGaggggttcatccagggcccgttgtgaaacctagaaaaaatggaaaatattaattgttgcaagataaataaaagttgaccctacctcctccaccgctacctaccacacacaacaccaccccatcccgccaccccccatacccgccccccaaaaaaaaaaaaaaaaaagtttaaaaaaaaaacttactctccgtcctgcaaccacagcttggccccgtggtctctgctcctgctccggtctctgctcctgctccctctcttcctcctggctctcctcctcacttgaagaagcctgcaaaatagtttaccaaaaagttgagtgacccatctacaaatgaaagcgaatatagtaatagtagatcatgtactcacctcactcctcagcggtggggtgctggaatcactgccgctggccatgactattaatgcaattctgaaataaagaacaaaataattgttcctatgctcctatgcacaatccagcaatataaaaaaaaaaacaaaaaaaaaaggcatttaaaccacaaacaacattgcactccaacctaacgctgagcaaacaacactgccacattgattaaattaaagaaacaatggctgagacaacccaatgccagattaaactaaagcctaaagataagatctACAACAGACCCCATGTTGTAataccaaaagttttttttttttttaaagtacagtaatCCACGGAGCAAGAAACcccaaaaacacaatagatttttgaaaggaaaaaaatgtaaatatttaaaaacaccatactttacaataaaaccgacagggccggagacaatagaagggcatacaacgccatacatcacagccagaaacatacaacaatgtctttacacaaccacagtgcagaactacacaacttgcaataaaaaaattattacatgTAAAAGGGCGCATAATCATTCTAtgcactaccatactttacaataaaaccgtcagggccggagactattaaacgccatcatataacgcaatttttaaacatcacaactgaatacaaaaaacaccaccaaaccaaataattgaaaataaaattctatcctgaaaagaacaatcatcaaggccgcagacacaatgaaacgccatcctatacaacgccatacatcacaaccagactaaaaatacaacaatatctttaaccacagtgcagaatataaaacacaacttgcaaaaataattttaaaccacatgtagaaaatgcacagaatcattgtatacttacatctctggacagcggataagTAGAAGTGTTCTGGGATGTGTAGAAGTGTTCTGGTGATGGATTTCTTGCCTCAAGATGCTTTagtagaagtgacaaacaatccaaacattttctttatatagggGGGATGTTTAtctactgtttgcactgtctagacactgtctagacacctttttgttcaattttatgtaacgacgcatgcgtcgtacaacgcacgtacgacgcacacacgcgacgcaagtgcgttgtcaatgtgtttcaatggagattttaacgcaatgtcgacgcacgagcgacgcaagtgcgacgcatgcgttttttagacgcccgaaaaatgcaacattgtcgcgtctccgacgccacccaggtgcggtgaaacgacgcatgcgtcgtgcgttttaccgaaaacgcatgacaaggcaacgcatgcgtccccaatgtaaaagataggggcgcatgacgcatgcgttgccgtgcgtcggcgacgcagcgtcgcatgacgctaatgtgaacgtagccttaaagatttTAAATATTAGATTCACAATGGCAAATGGCGcttccttcccttacgagccctgccatgtgcccagtgtttttttccccacaaatggggaaaattgcacaaaaaattttgtggtacatttttccgttacccttgcaaaaaaaaattgggtctaaagtaaaatttttgtgaaaaaaaaattaaatcttcattttttttttccaaattccaAAACTTCCCGTGAGACACACGAAGGGCTAATAaattttttaaatgtggttttaagcaccttgaggggtgtaatttttagaatggtgtcacttttgggtattttctgtgatatagacccctcaaagtcaattcaaatatgatgtggtacctaaaaaaatattttggacATTTGGAAAAATGGTCAAATTTTCATCTTAACAAATTCAATTTTGTttcagaaattgtgctgatgtaaagtagacatgtgagaaatgttatttattaattattttgtgtgacataactctttgatttaagggcataacaattaaaagtttgaaaattgcaaaattttccaaatttttgccaaatttctttttttcagaaataaacacaatctatatcaaatacattttaccattATCACTAATTTCAATATGTCATGCAAAAATAAAAACAGTCTCACAATCAgtggatctattgaagcgttccagagttattcccTCATAAAATGAcaatgttcagaattgtaaaatttggcctggtcataatGGTAAAAATAGGCTtggtgggtaaaggggttaatatctgttcCCATAattttttttgctgtattaataGTTTTGCGATAGTCTTCAATACACAAAAATGTTAGTAACAAATATAAAATGTATTACATCTTATGAATTTACATCAAATAGGAATGACAGCATCTAAAAATAATGACGAATTGAGCTTGTTTAATTCAACAGTGCTAGATTAGTAAATCAAATGTTTATCAGATTATAATGTAAATTATGCTTGGCATTCTCTAAAAATATTCAGTCTGTAAATTAATCACATTGGGCAAGCTTAATTAAGTACCTGCAGCAAATTAATTACCTTACTTTTGGCTTTCATGTAAGATTTGCAAGTCAAGTAATCTATTTTAGCACAGCTAACATATCTGTTGAGGTGCCACTTCATTTCGGCAACCAAGCAAAATATTGAAAATGACAAGTCAGCTGACACCCACTGGACCATGAAGGATATCTATCTAAGAGCCCCTACAgttggaaaattaagaaattatttCTTACATTTTTATTTTGAAATTAAAATGAATGAAATTGTTCCCACCTCTTGCACCtggcagtaattaaaaaaaaaaacaagtctgtGGAGTTATATATTTTGTTCATTGAATATCCATCCCTAACCAATAATTTAGAATTTGGAATGAACTTAAAATTGAAGAATTAAGGTTGATCCCTAACTGCTTATTTAGACTATAAAATTCGAATTAGCAAGAATTAAACCACAGGCAAGTCTAATCATTCAATAAACAGGTTCAGTTGACTATAAAAGAGTGTTGCTCAACAAATAAAACCTATTTATATATCTTAGTGTCAgccatggcaccacatggaagagaaatgtcacaagatcaGAGCTAGAAAGATAGGGATAGAGACTGCCTTTATATGTAATTTTTTACTGCAAAATGTATCCACTATGCATCATATATGCAGAATAAGCTGGGCAACCAAAAATCATATTGCAAAACTGCAGTAATTCTTTGGAATCCCATGGCACTTTTTGTTACATGGTTCTTTGTTATGTAGCACAAactgttatggacctagtggttaggagcaccgggaacgacctgatggttaaactcacacaggacaagctctgggaagtgggagctctgctgaccgcaacccctaatcctatcacacaactagaaatagccgtggagcgtacctaacaatgcctagacgcctcttcacagcctaagagctaactagccctagagacagaaaataaagcctaccttgcctcagcgaaattcgccaaaggaaaaggcagccccccacatatattgactgtgagttaagataaaagtcacaaacacagaaatgaaacaggtttcagcaaagggaggccagacttactaaacagactgaggataggaaaggtatctttgcggtcagcacaaataactacaaaaagaccaagcagagtgtgcaaaaagacctccgcaccgactcacggtgcggaggtgccactctgcatcccagagcttccagctagcaaggcgaaatcaaatagcaagctggacaaggaaacaatgaacaaataattaactagcagggacttagcttctgctggagtagacaggtcaccagaaagatccaagagcgaactgaaccagtacaagaacattgacagctggcatggagtaacgatctgagtggagttaaatagagcagccagccaaagaataaactacgtcacctgtggaaggaacctcagaagcagcagctccactcacagccaccagagggagtccatggacagaactcgccgaagtaccattcatgaccacaggagggagttcgataacagaattcacaacagtacccccccttgaggaggggtcaccgaaccctcaccagagcccccaggccgaacaggatgagccaaatgaaaggcacgaactagatcggcagcatgaacatcagaggcaaaaacccaggaattatcttcctgaccataacccttccacttgaccaggtactggagtttccgtctcgaaatacgagaatccaaaatctactccaccacatactccaactccccctcaaccaacaccggggcaggaggatcaacggagggaaccataggcgccacgtatctccgcaataacgacctatggaacacattatggatggcaaaagaagctggaagggccaaacgaaatgacacaggattgagaatttcagaaatcttatacggaccaatgaaatgaggcttaaacttaggagaggaaaccttcataggaacataacgagacgacaaccaaaccaaatccccaacacgaagtcggggaccaacacagcgccggcggttagcgaaacgttgagccttctcctgggacatagtaacatagtaacatagttggtaaggccgaaaaaagacatttgtccatccagttcagcctatattccatcataataaatccccagatttacgtccttctacagaacctaataattgtatgatacaatattgttctgctccaggaagacatccaggcctctcttgaacccctcgactgagttcgccatcaccacctcctcaggcaagcaattccagattctcactgccctaacagtcaagaatcctcttctatgttggtggaaaaaccttctctcctccagacgcaaagaatgcccccttgtgcccgtcaccttccttggtataaacaaatcctcagcgagatatttgtattgtccccttatatacttatacatggttattagatcgcccctcagtcgtcttttttctagactaaataatcctaattttgctaatctatctaggtattgtagttctcacatcccctttattaattttgttgccctcctttgtactctctctagttccattatatccttcctgagcaacggtgcccaaaactggacacagtactccatgtgcggtctaactagggatttgtacagaggcagtataatgctctcatcatgtgtatccagacctcttttaatgcaccccatgatcctgtttgccttggcagctgctgcctggcactggctgctccaggtaagtttatcattaactaggatccccaagtccttctccctgtcagatttacccagtggtttcccgttcagtgtgtaatggtgatattgattccttcttcccatgtgtataaccttacatttatcattgttaaacctcatctgccacctttcagccctggtTTCCAACCTATCAagatccatttgtagcagaatactatcttctcttgtattaactgctttacatagttttgtatcatctgcaaatatcgatattttactgtgtataccttctaccagatcattaatgaatatgttgaagagaacaggtcccaataccgacccctgcggtaccccactggtcacagcgacccagttagagactataccatttaaaaccaccctctgctttctatcactaagccagttactaacccatttacatacattttcccccagaccaagcattctcattttgtgtaccaacctcttgtgcggcacggtatcaaacgctttggaaaaatcgagatataccacgtccaatgactcaccgttgtccagcctatagcttacctattcataaaaactgattagattggtttgacaggagcgatttctcataaacccatgctgaaccCATGctgaatgtcaaattgtccaccacatgagtccaaatctgctgcaacctgtccaccacagtatccacaccaggacagtccgaaggctcaacctgccctgaagagaaacaaggatggaaaccagaattacagaaaaaaggcgaaaccaaagtagccgagctggcccgattattaagggcgaactcagcctaaggcaagaaggacacccaatcatcctgatcagcagaaacaaagcatctcagatatgtttccaaagtctgattagttcgttcggtttggccatttgtctgaggatggaaagccaaagaaaaagacaaatcaatgcccatcttagcacaaaaggaccgccaaaacctcgaaacaaactgggaacctctgtccgagacgatgttctccggaatgccatgcaaacgaaccacattctggaaaaacaatggcaccaaatcagaggaggaaggcaatttagacaagggtaccaaatggaccatctcagagaagcgatcacaaaccacccaaatgaccgacatcctttgagagacagggagatctgaaataaaatccatggaaatatgtgtccagggcctcttcaggaccggcaagggcaaaaacaacccactggcacgagaacagcagggcttagcccgagcacaagtcccaaaggactgcacaaaagaacgcacatcccgtgacaaagaaggccaccaaaaggatctagccaccaaatctctggtaccaaagattccaggatgaccagccaacaccaaacaatgaacctcagagataactctactagtccatctatcagggacaaacagtttctccgctggacaacggtcaggtctatcagcctgaaacttctgcagcacccgctgcaaatcaggggagatggcagacaaaattaccccctctttgagaatacccgccggctcaggaacacccagagagtcaggcacaaaactcattgacagggcatcagccttcacattcttagagcccggaaggtacgaaaccacaaaatcaaaacgggagaaaaacagcgaccatcgagcctgtctaggattcaaccgtttggcagactcgagataagtcaaattcttgtgatccgtcaagaccaccacgcgatgcttggctccttcaagccaatgtcgccactcctcgaatgcccacttcatggccaacaactctcgattgccaacatcataattgtgctcagcaggcgagaattttctagaaaagaaggcacatgttttcatcaccgagccatcagaacttctctgcgacaaaaccgcccctgctccaatctcagaagcatcaacctcgacctgaaatgggagtgaaacatctggctggcacaacacaggggcagaagaaaaatgacgcttcaactcctgaaaagcctctacagccgcagaggaccaattgaccacatcagcacctttcttggtcaaatcagtcaacggtttagcaacactagaaaaattagcgatgaagcgacggtaaaaattagcaaagcccaggaacttctgcaggctcttcacagatgtcggctgagtccaatcataaatggcctgaactttaacagggtccatctcgatagtagaaggggaaaaaatgaaacccaaaaatgaaaccttctgaactccaaagagacattttgaccccttcacaaacaaggaattcgcacgaaggacctggaacaccattctgacctgcttcacatgagactcccaatcatccgaaaagaccaaaatatcatccaaatatacaatcatgaatctatccaggtactctcggaagatgtcatgcataaaggactgaaacacagatggagcattagaaagcccgaatggcataacaaggtactcaaaatggccctcgggcgtattaaatgctgttttccattcatcgccttgtttaattcgcacaagattatacgcccctcgaagatctatcttggtgaaccaactagcccccttaatccgagcaaacaaatcagacagcagcggcaaagggtactgtaatttgactgtgatcttattaagaaggcggtaatcaatacaaggtctcaaagaaccatccttcttggccacaaaaaagaaccctgctcccaacggtgatgacgacaggcgaatatgacctttctccaaggattcctttatataactccacatagcggcgtgctctggcacagataaattaaacagttggcccttaggaaacttactaccaggaatcaaatcaatagcacaatcgcaatccctatgaggaggtagggcaccggacttgggctcatcaaatacatcccggtaatctgacaaaaactcagggacttcagaaggagtggaaggcgaaattgacagcaatggaacatcaccatgtaccccctgacaaccccagccagacacagacatagatttccaatccaatactggattatggacctgtagccatggcaaccccaaaacgaccacatcatgcatattatgcaacaccaaaaagcgaatatcctcctgatgtgcaggagccatgcaaatggtcaattgagtccagtactgaggcttattcttggccaaaggagtagcatcaattcctctcaatggaataggatactgcaagggctccaagaaaaaaccacagcgcctggcaaactccaagtccatcaaattcagggcagcgcctgaatccacaaatgccataacagaataggacgacaaagagcaaatcagagtaacggacaaaagaaattttgactgtaccgtac
This window contains:
- the LOC138642806 gene encoding PHD finger protein rhinoceros-like, which codes for MASGSDSSTPPLRSEASSSEEESQEEEREQEQRPEQEQRPRGQAVVAGRRVSQRALDEPLNIDLMVASIEERGPLWDSRDPRHADQGILRCMWKEVAQLLWDGFDSASPTVKASFLRKLRTRWRSMKDRFKRGLKKEGQARSGAAASRTSVYKYNRILQFLRPVLESRETHSSTREPVRPSGAVLCEAPSQASQPSHSESRSAPPQSGEPAAGPSDVPLAEASVAPSFGSSRQRQRASDRAPMPEFLHLSTVFQNGFKALCDKMSNIERRLENIETDLARPAKHFFNALHNGMVEHLTPELQISVMQGCNNLYVTALQQARVMQSATNAPTVPSLAAMTPTPAAEHHHRGPRDEGHRHRHRHHRTEPQRSEQDRPSRAHGHRREADPHTEGERRKKKKTKTTTTSTTTLAMAAPTTTTRTQPGSTRSTPSTQAGSTRSTPSTQPGSTRSTPSTQPGSTRSRSSQPRTLVVVPPPPPSPALEVSQQWMDVGIPSSIIEYAAASSPSSSSSSSSSSVSSTPTRSEGYQSPLVVDVGTP